The sequence below is a genomic window from Streptomyces sp. NBC_00289.
ACTGTCCGCGGCGAACATCAAGGCGGCCGCCGACGCGTCGCTCCGCCGCCTGGGCACCGACCACATCGACCTCTACTACACCCACTTCGACAAACCGGAAATCCCGGTCGAGGAGATCATCGGCGCGCTCGACGAGCTGGTGAAGGCGGGCAAGGTGCGACACATCGCCGCCTCCAACATCTCGCCCGAACGGCTCCGCGCCTCCCTGGAGTTCTCCGACCGTGAGGGCCTGGCCCGGTACGTGGCGCTCCAGCCCCACTACAACCTGGTCTCGCGCGGCACCTACGAGGGTGAGCTGCGGGACCTCGCCGAGCAGTCGGGTCTCGCCGCCGTCCCGTACTCCGCGCTCGCCTCCGGCTTCCTCAGCGGGAAGTACCGCCCCGGTACGACGGTCGACAGCGCACGGGCCGGAGCCGCCGGCAAGCACCTGGACACCGAGCGGGGCCGCCGCGTCCTCACCGCCCTCGACGAGATCGCCCAGTCCCACGACTCCCCCGTGGCCACGGTCGCGCTGGCCTGGCTGGCCGCCCGGCCGACGGTGGCGGCGCCCATCGCCTCCGCGCGGACGGTGGAGCAACTGCCCGCCCTGCTGGGCGTGGCGGAGCTGAAGCTCGACGAACCGGAGCTGACCCGCCTGACCGACGCGTCGGCGTGAGGCCGGGCTGACGACCGGCCGGGGGTGCGGGATCGGCGGGGGATGCTGGATGGGTAGGGGGTGCGGGATCGGCGGGGATGCCGGATTGGTAGGGGGTGCCGGATCGGCAGGGGATGCCGGATCGGTAGGGGCTGCGGGATCGGCAGGAGTTACGGCTGGTACGGGTTGTAGGCCGGGTACGGTCCCGCCTGATGCCCGTATCCGGCGGCTCCGTAGCCGTAGCCGTAGCCGTAGCCGTAGCCGGCGCCGACGCCGTGACCGAGGCCGAGGCCGACACCGTGTCCCGCTCCGGTCACGGGCCCGCTCCCCGCCATCCCGTAGCCGTTGGCGTGGCCGTACACGCCGTACACCGGCCACGGCGGCGCGGTCACCGGCACGGGAGGAGCCGTCGCCCTCGCCGCGTAGTCCAGCGCCGGGCGCGCCACCTCCCGCCGCCACCACAGCTCCTGGAGCAACTCCCTCTCCCGTACGACGAAGTCGGTGTTCGCCCGCCCGTTGCGCCCCCGGTGCCGCAGGAACGCCAGTGAGGTCGCGTACGCCTCGTACTGGGCGACCGCCCGGGCCGCCGGTTTGCCGAAGCGGCGCCGGGCGTGGTCGCGCGCCAGCCGCCGGGCCCGCATCGAGCCGAGCGCGTACGGCTCGGCCGGGGTCAGCCAGCCGGCCGCGACATAGGCGGGCAGCTCGGCCCGTACGGTCCTCAGCTCCCGTTGCCGTGTCCAGACGACCAGCCAGGTCAGCAGCCCGAACGCGGGCACCATGAAGCCCGCGTACACCGCGAAGAACCCGTACTCGCCGAACTTCGACGAGCCGTTCCAGATCGCGTGCATCCCCATCGCGAGCAGCAGCCCGGACAGCGGCAGCAGCACCCGCCGTATCCGCCGGCGCTCGGCGGACAGCGCGGAGACGCCGAAGCCGATGCCGGTGAGGACGGTGAAGAGGGGGTGCGCGAACGGCGACATGATGACGCGGACGAAGAAGGTCGCGGCGGTGACGGAGGCGATGCCGCGGTCGCCGGTGAGCTGGTCGGTGCCGAACGCGGTGCCGAGATAGAGGATGTTCTCGGTGAACGCGAAACCGGTGGCGGTGACTCCGGCTATGACGACCCCGTCGACGATCCCGGTGAAGTCCCGGCGGCGGAAGAGGAACACGAGCAGGACGGCGGCGGCCTTCGCGGACTCCTCCACGACGGGCGCTATCACGGTCGCGCCGATGGTGTCGGCACTCGACGGATCGGCGGTCGCGGTGGCTATCCATCTGGTCGCGAAACTGTTGGTGACGATCGCTATCAGCGCCGCCGCGCAGGCACCCCAGGCGAAGGCGAACAGCAGGTTGCGCCAGGGGCCGGGCTCGACGCGGTCCAGCCAGCGGAACGCGGCCAGGAGCAGCGGCACGGGCAGGACGGCGAGCCCGAGGCCGACCAGGAAGCCCTCGGTGCCGGTCTGTTCGCGGACCAGGGCGAGGATGACGAGCCCGGAGAGCGTGAGCAGGGTGATCAGCGCGCCGTAACGCACCCATGTGCGCTGCCACCAGTGCGCGTGCCGCAGTACTCCGCCGGCGGTGTCACTGGGATGCGTCGGGTACGGGGGACAGGTGGCCACAGCATTGACCCTAACGAGGGATGGGCGCCGCCCGCGACGGTGCGCCGTGCCGCCCGCTGAGACGGGCGGCGAGGCTCAGGCGCCGGTGGGGGGCAGGTCCGTGCGGTTGTCTTCTCGCTGTACGCGGCGGCAGAGCAGGTCGTTCACGACATGTCCCTTCTCCAGTCCCTGGCCCTCGAAACGGGTCAGCGGCCTGAAGTCGGGACGGGGCGCGAAACCGCCGTCGGGCCGCGTGTTCTCGAAGTCCGGGTGCGCGGTCAGTACGTCGAGCATCTGTTCGGCGTACGGCTCCCAGTCGGTGGCGCAGTGGACGATCGCCCCCGGCCTGAGCCGGGTCGCGGCCAGCGACAGGAACTCCGGCTGGATCAGCCGCCGCTTGTGGTGGCGCTTCTTGGGCCAGGGATCGGGGAAGTACACGCGCAGACCGTCGAGGGACTCGGGCGGGAGCATCTCGCGCAGCAGGATGATGGCGTCCCCGTTCGCGACGCGGACGTTGGTCAGCCCCTGCTGGTCGGCCAGAGCGAGCAGATTGCCCTGGCCGGGGGTGTGCACGTCGACGGCGAGGATGTTGGTGCCGGGATCGGCGGCGGCCATCCGGGCGGTGGCCTCGCCCATCCCGAAGCCGATCTCCAGGACGACGGGACGGTCGTTCCCGAACAACTCGGCCAGGTCGATGACCCGCTGCCCGTCGATGTCCAGCCCCCAGCCGGCCCACAGCCGCTGCAGCGCGTCCGCCTGTCCCGCGGTCACCCGGCTCCGGCGCGGCTGGAAACTCCGGATCCGCCGCTCGAAGTGCGACCCGGCGGGATCGGGCGCGGGCCCGTCCGGGAAACGGGGCTCGCCCTTGGCCCGGATGTGCCGCACGGAGGCTCCGGGGGTGTGCGAGAGGTGCTCGCCGGGCGGGGAGGAGACGGGCCGGGAGGCTTCGGGGGCGTTGCGGGAGTCAGACACAGTGCGATCGATTTTACGTGCTCACCCGAGGCCCGGACCGAGCGGGCACAGCCCGTCCGCCCCACCCGTCGCGAGCCCAGCCCGCAGCGCCCAGCCCGCCGCGCCCAGACCGGCTCGGCACGCGCGCGGTTCGACTCAGGTCGTGCCCAGCGTGGCCAACGCTCGTCGCGCGACCTCCCGGCCGATGGGCAGGGAGGCGGTCGCCGCGGGCGAAGGCGCGTTGAGTACGTGGACCGTCCGCTCGCCCTCGCGGATCAGGAAGTCGTCCACCAGCGTCCCGTCCCGGAGGACCGCCTGGGCCCGCACCCCGGCGGTCGCCGGCATCAGGTCCGTCTCGTCGACCGCCGGCAGCATCCGGCGCACCGCCGCGGTGAACGCTCGCTTCGACACCGACCGGCGGAGCTCGCCCGCCCCGTACCGC
It includes:
- a CDS encoding aldo/keto reductase, with amino-acid sequence MTVLRKLGSSDLEVFPLALGGNVFGWTADEAASFAVLDAYAAAGGNFVDSADSYSSWAEGNQGGESETVIGNWIKARGNRSDVVIATKVSQHPRFPGLSAANIKAAADASLRRLGTDHIDLYYTHFDKPEIPVEEIIGALDELVKAGKVRHIAASNISPERLRASLEFSDREGLARYVALQPHYNLVSRGTYEGELRDLAEQSGLAAVPYSALASGFLSGKYRPGTTVDSARAGAAGKHLDTERGRRVLTALDEIAQSHDSPVATVALAWLAARPTVAAPIASARTVEQLPALLGVAELKLDEPELTRLTDASA
- a CDS encoding PrsW family intramembrane metalloprotease, with the translated sequence MATCPPYPTHPSDTAGGVLRHAHWWQRTWVRYGALITLLTLSGLVILALVREQTGTEGFLVGLGLAVLPVPLLLAAFRWLDRVEPGPWRNLLFAFAWGACAAALIAIVTNSFATRWIATATADPSSADTIGATVIAPVVEESAKAAAVLLVFLFRRRDFTGIVDGVVIAGVTATGFAFTENILYLGTAFGTDQLTGDRGIASVTAATFFVRVIMSPFAHPLFTVLTGIGFGVSALSAERRRIRRVLLPLSGLLLAMGMHAIWNGSSKFGEYGFFAVYAGFMVPAFGLLTWLVVWTRQRELRTVRAELPAYVAAGWLTPAEPYALGSMRARRLARDHARRRFGKPAARAVAQYEAYATSLAFLRHRGRNGRANTDFVVRERELLQELWWRREVARPALDYAARATAPPVPVTAPPWPVYGVYGHANGYGMAGSGPVTGAGHGVGLGLGHGVGAGYGYGYGYGYGAAGYGHQAGPYPAYNPYQP
- the trmB gene encoding tRNA (guanosine(46)-N7)-methyltransferase TrmB; translation: MSDSRNAPEASRPVSSPPGEHLSHTPGASVRHIRAKGEPRFPDGPAPDPAGSHFERRIRSFQPRRSRVTAGQADALQRLWAGWGLDIDGQRVIDLAELFGNDRPVVLEIGFGMGEATARMAAADPGTNILAVDVHTPGQGNLLALADQQGLTNVRVANGDAIILLREMLPPESLDGLRVYFPDPWPKKRHHKRRLIQPEFLSLAATRLRPGAIVHCATDWEPYAEQMLDVLTAHPDFENTRPDGGFAPRPDFRPLTRFEGQGLEKGHVVNDLLCRRVQREDNRTDLPPTGA